Within Halarchaeum grantii, the genomic segment GCGTTCGTCGTCAACTGGCTGTTGGGGACCGTAACCGTCTCGCCGGCGGCCGTCCGCACGCGCGTCACGCGGAAGTCGATCGTCTCCACCGTCCCCTCGTTGTCGGCCCACCGGATGTAGTCGCCGACACTGAAATCCGGGTCCGCGACGAGGAACACGCCGCTGACGAGGTTCCCGATGACGTCCTGCCCGGCGACGCCGAGCGCGAGCGTCGCCGCCGCGACGACGAGCGCGGACCCCTGAAACGCCCGCCCGAAGCCCGCGCCGGCGGTCGCGAGCACGAGCGCGACGGCCGCGAACGCGACGCGTGCGTAGAGCTCCACCGCGTCCACGAGCGTCGGGTTGTCGGGGTTGCGGGCGCGAACGACGCGGACGAGCGGCGGCACGGCGACGAGTCGTCCCAGCGCGTAGACGGCACAGGCGAGTGCGGCGAAGAGCGCGAACTGGACGAGGAGGTCGTGGTAGGACGCCCCCGCCGCCAGCACGCGCTCGAGGATCGTCACGGCGACACCTCGTTCATAGACCGGTCTCCGGCGTGAAGCGACAAGAGTCTGCGGGCTTCCGCGAAAAGGCGGCGACGGCCCCGCCTACGTCAACTGGATGTCGTCGACGTCGAAGTGGCGCTTCGCGAGCGCCTTCGCCATCTCGATGTTCCGCCCCGCCTCGCCGATGGCGACGCCGCGGTCCTCGTGGGCGACTTCGGCGTACGCGACCGTATCGTCGTTCTCGCTGATCGTGACGTTGTACACCGCTGCCGGACTGAGCGCGTGCGCGACGAACGCCTCCGCGGAGGGCGCGTCCTCGACGAGTTCGACGTCACGGCCCAATCGCTCCTCGAGGCCTTGGACGCGTTCGCCGCCGCGCCCGATTGCCTGGGGCATCT encodes:
- a CDS encoding mechanosensitive ion channel family protein, whose amino-acid sequence is MTILERVLAAGASYHDLLVQFALFAALACAVYALGRLVAVPPLVRVVRARNPDNPTLVDAVELYARVAFAAVALVLATAGAGFGRAFQGSALVVAAATLALGVAGQDVIGNLVSGVFLVADPDFSVGDYIRWADNEGTVETIDFRVTRVRTAAGETVTVPNSQLTTNALTAPYAGDTYRVSETFGVPYDADVGAALRIAREAAREDDRICDDPAPSVHVDGFGQSAFTVVAHYWIAEPTETPIADVRSAYLRRTGERFAEHDLTINPPSQTALSGRLAVDEGRDGGGERVP
- a CDS encoding NusA-like transcription termination signal-binding factor, with product MTVTLSDEARRLIAAFEDATDATAVDCVVDDERERVVFVVKAGEMPQAIGRGGERVQGLEERLGRDVELVEDAPSAEAFVAHALSPAAVYNVTISENDDTVAYAEVAHEDRGVAIGEAGRNIEMAKALAKRHFDVDDIQLT